The genomic segment CCGTAGCCGAAGATAAACAGCAGCAGCAGTGGAATGGCGACCGCGATAAGCCAGCTGCTCGGGTCGCGCAGGATCTGGCGCGTCTCTTTGACGCACAGGGCGCGCACGCGCCGCAGGTTCATCATTGGCTATGCTCCTTATCCCACGCTTCGATCAAACGGATAAATGCCTGCTCCATCGTCGGGTCGTCGTCCTCGCCGCGCGCGGCCTGACGCTTTAAATCATCCGGCGTGCCGCTCGCGATAAGCTTGCCGTGGTACACAAGCCCGATGCGGTCGCAATACTCCGCCTCATCCATAAAGTGCGTCGTGACCATCACCGTCACGCCTTTCTCGGGCATACTGTTGATATGCCGCCAGAATTCACGACGCGTAAGCGGGTCGACGCCGGACGTCGGCTCATCAAGGAACAGAATATCCGGCTCGTGCATCAGCGCGCAGGCCAGCGCCAGACGTTGCTTAAAGCCGAGCGGCAGCGCCTCGGTCGGCTGACTGGCGATACTTTTCAGCCCGAACGCCTCACTCATGCGCGCTATTTTCTCCTCCTGCGCGCGCCCGCGCAGGCCGTAGACGCCGGAGAAAAAGCGCAAGTTCTGCGCCACGGTCAGGTTGCCGTAAAGCGAAAACTTCTGCGCCATATAGCCGAGCCGCTGACGCGCTTTACCGGAATCGGTTTTTAAATCGAGCCCGAGCACCAGCGCTTTGCCGGCGCTCGGCGTCAGCAGGCCGCACATCATCTTAAAGGTGGTGGATTTGCCCGCGCCGTTCGGCCCGAGCAGGCCGAAAACCTCACCGCGCCGCACCGAGAAATTGACATGGTCAGTCGCGGTGAAATCGCCAAAGGTTTTGGTCAGTTCGCGCGCCTCGATGACGACATCGTCACGGCTGCCGGAAATGTCATGCAGGATGGCGCCGAGCGGCGATTCGCGCAGCGGCGAGCCGCCAGCCAGATCGATAAAGGCGTCCTCAAAGCGCGGCGCGGTATCACGAAGCGTGACATCCGGCAGCGCGCGCAGCGGCCCGGCGTCAGCGCCATCTTTAATAATGACCCGCACCGCCGCACCCTGGATAGTGGCGTCGCCCACGCCCGGCAGCTTCAGCGCTTCGCGCAGGAGCGCGCGATTGTCGCCGTGGGCACGACGCAGTAAAAAGCTGCGGCCCGCCATTTTATCGGTGAGCGCCTGCGGCGCGCCCTGGTAGAGCAATTCGCCTTCGTTCATCAGCAGCACCTCGCGGCACTGTTCAGCTTCATCGAGATAAGAGGTGCTCCAGAGGATCAGCATGCCGTCACCTGCAAGCTCATGCACCATCTGCCACAGCTCGCGACGTGAGATAGGATCGACCCCGACGCCGGGCTCATCCAGCAGCAATACCTTCGGCTGGCCCACCAGCGTGCAGGCAAGCCCCAGTTTTTGCTTCATCCCACCGGAAAGTTTGCCTGCAAGCCGCCCGGTGAAGGGGCCAAGCGCGGTAAACTCCAGCAGCCGCGCAAAGGTCTGCGCGCGCGCATGGCCGGTGACGCTTCGCAGGTCGGCATACAGATTCAGGTTTTCCTGCACGGTGAGATCTTCATACAGGCCGAACTTCTGCGGCATATACCCGAGCAGGGCGTGAAGCGCGTTTTCCTCCGCTATCGGATCAAGCCCGAGGACCCGCGCCTGACCATCGTCGGGGCGCATCAGGCCTGCGAGAATACGCATCAGCGTGGTCTTGCCCGCGCCGTCCGGCCCGACCAGCCCGGTGACGCTGCCCGCGCGAATGGTGACGCTAAGCGGCGCCACGGCAGGCTTATCCAGGCCTGGAAAGCGTTTGACCAGCCCGTCGAGTACGATGCAGTCGTTAGCGTGCATCCGTCGCCTCATCGCTAAAACGCAGTGTGACCGGCATTCCCTGGCGCAGCGCGTTGTCCGCATCATTCACGATAATGCGCAGCCGGTACACCAGGTCGGTTCGCAAATCCTCGGTTTCGACGGTTTTCGGTGTGAACTC from the Cronobacter condimenti 1330 genome contains:
- a CDS encoding ATP-binding cassette domain-containing protein — its product is MHANDCIVLDGLVKRFPGLDKPAVAPLSVTIRAGSVTGLVGPDGAGKTTLMRILAGLMRPDDGQARVLGLDPIAEENALHALLGYMPQKFGLYEDLTVQENLNLYADLRSVTGHARAQTFARLLEFTALGPFTGRLAGKLSGGMKQKLGLACTLVGQPKVLLLDEPGVGVDPISRRELWQMVHELAGDGMLILWSTSYLDEAEQCREVLLMNEGELLYQGAPQALTDKMAGRSFLLRRAHGDNRALLREALKLPGVGDATIQGAAVRVIIKDGADAGPLRALPDVTLRDTAPRFEDAFIDLAGGSPLRESPLGAILHDISGSRDDVVIEARELTKTFGDFTATDHVNFSVRRGEVFGLLGPNGAGKSTTFKMMCGLLTPSAGKALVLGLDLKTDSGKARQRLGYMAQKFSLYGNLTVAQNLRFFSGVYGLRGRAQEEKIARMSEAFGLKSIASQPTEALPLGFKQRLALACALMHEPDILFLDEPTSGVDPLTRREFWRHINSMPEKGVTVMVTTHFMDEAEYCDRIGLVYHGKLIASGTPDDLKRQAARGEDDDPTMEQAFIRLIEAWDKEHSQ